Proteins found in one Zea mays cultivar B73 chromosome 1, Zm-B73-REFERENCE-NAM-5.0, whole genome shotgun sequence genomic segment:
- the LOC100273407 gene encoding Phytanoyl-CoA dioxygenase 1-like, which yields MPPASSLTADQLSFFEANGYLVMDSFSSAEEVREMRDRMADLVAGFDGANSAVFSTKDHRQLKDDYFFKSAENISFFFEEKAYGDDGCLKQPKELSINKVGHALHELDPVFKKFSFSESVASLFSSLGYKRPAVIQSMYIFKQPGIGGEVVPHQDNTFLYTEPRTCTGLWLALEDATINNGCLWAIPGSHKKGLVRRMVRDENGTHFDRPSPVYDQKEFVPLEVKSGALVVIHGDLIHQSFENLSPASRHAFSLHVVDTEGCKWSEDNWIQRKTAPEPLYVS from the exons ATGCCGCCAGCCAGTAGCCTCACCGCCGACCAGCTCAGCTTCTTCGAGGCCAATG GGTACCTCGTGATGGACTCGTTCTCGAGCGCGGAGGAGGTGCGGGAGATGCGGGACCGCATGGCCGACCTTGTCGCTGGGTTCGATGGCGCCAACTCCGCGGTGTTCTCCACCAAGGATCAT CGGCAGTTAAAGGACGACTACTTCTTTAAGAGTGCTGAGAATATCTCATTCTTCTTTGAGG AAAAGGCATATGGAGATGATGGATGCTTGAAACAGCCGAAAGAACTTTCAATTAATAAAGTTGGGCATG CATTACATGAACTTGATCCGGTGTTCAAAAAGTTTTCTTTCTCAGAGAGTGTTGCAAGCTTGTTCTCTTCTTTAGGCTACAAGAGGCCTGCAGTCATTCAATCTATGTACATATTTAAG CAACCAGGTATTGGTGGTGAGGTCGTGCCGCACCAGGATAATACATTCCTTTACACGGAACCTCGTACATGCACAGGGCTGTGGCTTGCACTTGAAGATGCAACAATCAACAATGGTTGCCTGTGGGCAATTCCAGGATCACATAAAA AGGGTTTGGTGAGACGTATGGTCAGAGATGAAAATGGTACACATTTTGATCGGCCCTCCCCAGTCTATGATCAGAAAGAATTTGTACCGCTGGAAGTAAAATCTGGTGCTTTGGTGGTTATACATGGAGATCTTATACATCAGAG TTTTGAGAACCTTTCTCCAGCGTCAAGACATGCATTCAGCTTACATGTAGTGGATACTGAAGGATGTAAATGGTCCGAAGACAACTG GATACAAAGGAAAACGGCCCCTGAACCGCTCTATGTGTCTTAG
- the LOC100273407 gene encoding phytanoyl-CoA dioxygenase 1-like isoform X1, with protein sequence MPPASSLTADQLSFFEANGYLVMDSFSSAEEVREMRDRMADLVAGFDGANSAVFSTKDHRQLKDDYFFKSAENISFFFEEKAYGDDGCLKQPKELSINKVGHALHELDPVFKKFSFSESVASLFSSLGYKRPAVIQSMYIFKQPGIGGEVVPHQDNTFLYTEPRTCTGLWLALEDATINNGCLWAIPGSHKKGLVRRMVRDENGTHFDRPSPVYDQKEFVPLEVKSGALVVIHGDLIHQSFENLSPASRHAFSLHVVDTEGCKWSEDNWLVHIHNGIIEEFFIYNTILIFHCP encoded by the exons ATGCCGCCAGCCAGTAGCCTCACCGCCGACCAGCTCAGCTTCTTCGAGGCCAATG GGTACCTCGTGATGGACTCGTTCTCGAGCGCGGAGGAGGTGCGGGAGATGCGGGACCGCATGGCCGACCTTGTCGCTGGGTTCGATGGCGCCAACTCCGCGGTGTTCTCCACCAAGGATCAT CGGCAGTTAAAGGACGACTACTTCTTTAAGAGTGCTGAGAATATCTCATTCTTCTTTGAGG AAAAGGCATATGGAGATGATGGATGCTTGAAACAGCCGAAAGAACTTTCAATTAATAAAGTTGGGCATG CATTACATGAACTTGATCCGGTGTTCAAAAAGTTTTCTTTCTCAGAGAGTGTTGCAAGCTTGTTCTCTTCTTTAGGCTACAAGAGGCCTGCAGTCATTCAATCTATGTACATATTTAAG CAACCAGGTATTGGTGGTGAGGTCGTGCCGCACCAGGATAATACATTCCTTTACACGGAACCTCGTACATGCACAGGGCTGTGGCTTGCACTTGAAGATGCAACAATCAACAATGGTTGCCTGTGGGCAATTCCAGGATCACATAAAA AGGGTTTGGTGAGACGTATGGTCAGAGATGAAAATGGTACACATTTTGATCGGCCCTCCCCAGTCTATGATCAGAAAGAATTTGTACCGCTGGAAGTAAAATCTGGTGCTTTGGTGGTTATACATGGAGATCTTATACATCAGAG TTTTGAGAACCTTTCTCCAGCGTCAAGACATGCATTCAGCTTACATGTAGTGGATACTGAAGGATGTAAATGGTCCGAAGACAACTGGTTAGTTCATATTCATAATGGTATTATTGAAGAATTCTTTATTTATAATACTATTTTGATTTTCCATTGTCCGTAG